The Camelus dromedarius isolate mCamDro1 chromosome 23, mCamDro1.pat, whole genome shotgun sequence nucleotide sequence CCTTCGGTTTGTGGCAGGAGTCATCGTTCCATTTCCCTGAGTCTTTGGTCCTCTTAATGTAGATCTCCACACAGTCCTCCTTACTCTTCTTGTTGTTGGGCTCCCCATCGCCCCAGTTCGCTGCTTCTTCAGTGAGAGATTTGTTGGTTCCCATCCAAGTCCATACCCCTCCTACCTTCCGGATTCCTATCCAATAGTAATAACGACTGAAGGGCAGCGTCTTGTTCAGGTACTCGATCTCCCCCTTGTTTTGTATGGCAACTAAATCTGTGTAATGTTCTCGGCAGAACTCTCTAGCCAGTGACCATTTCATAGGTTTTTCAGAATAATGGTAAGTCCAGCAATCGGCGCCATGATGAGTGCAGAAATCTGAAAGACATTGCCATGGACTATGTAGACTCACAGTTATAGGTGAAGAGGACCCAGAACTAATCCAGGCTGAGCCTGCCACTTAGACATGAGAAAGCTGAGATCTCAAGAGTGTACATCACCAGgggagagtgcatgctcagcatgcacaaggtcctgggttcaatccccggtacctccattaaatcaataaacctaattacctatccacCTCCCCTCcaaaccacccccccccaaaaaaaaaaccaaaaaaaaaaaaaaagagtataagtTACCTTCCTAGAGTCATGGAATTAGTCACTGGCAGATTTGAAGTAGAACCTAGACCTTCTGGTCCTAATCACTTTTTACCATGGTACAGAATACTTTTGCTCATAGCTCTATTTTAGACAAATTAGGTGGCTTTCTAGATTTAttctcataaaataattttttctcaaaattctcctgagtaaaatttagaaattcatatttcattttcttagtggCTGTCAAtcacttaaaattaatttcagtatAACATCATATAACTGTAAAATTCACTGCCCACTTTTTTATTCTGGATAATTTCCTAAAGGCCAACATTTATGTTGCTAAGGGAGAAGTAAAATAGGGGTAGGGATGATGGCCAACTTTTAAGGAATCTTTTTCATATCAAAATGACAATGTTTTACCATAGGAAGAGCTGCTTCTGGGAAAGCACACATCCCAAGCCTTCTACATCTAActgtataataaaaaaagaacaatttacaAAACCAAACGATGTAGGATTGTGATGTTAACTTAGATTATGTTCTGCACACAAAAATACAACTGATGGTGTTTAATGCTTTGAGTGCTTCAAATATGAGAACTTTGAAGAAACCGAAACAAACACATAATGACACAATGACCCTTTAGTATATGCCATTCTAAGCATATCCTGCAAGGTAAAAGTTTTCACAGCTATCACCATGCATTGAGTTTTCACTGGGTAGGGCAAAAATCATGGAGAAATACCAAAGAAAACATAGATCCAGTTTTTATAGTTTCCTAAGGATTCTGAGCAAGGAATAACAGATTCAAAGAAAGCATAGTTAATCTTAATCAAATTAAACATGTTGAAAATGTACAGAGAACTGGGAAACAGTTACGATTAATGAGTAAAGATgtcataaaataaacatttggagCAGAGTTTTGAAAGAGCATTGCACTAGGAAGTAAGTCCTAAGAGAGAAGAAACTGTTTTGTTCcctgctgtatccccagggcctagaaaagtatttggcacatagtaagggcTTGGAACAAACGCTTGTCAAATGAAAGAAGCACTAGGTTCCCAGGTGGGATGAGGCATCATATATGGTGTGAAGGGCAGAGGGAAGTCCAAGCTGGGAGTAAGGAGACATTAGCTTACTTAGGACATGGGAAAGAAAACGCAAAACAATTACGGAAATGTCTTCAAGAATCAGACATAAAATTTTTCACCACATCAGTGGGAGAAGGATCCAGAAATAAAGGGAGTTCACCCTTCAGTTGTAGAAATGACATTGATGTGCACTGAACTActgataaaaaatagaaaatgcagtGCAGAATATTCATACAGATTGTAAGTTTCCTATTAGCTATTTCTTAATCAACTTTATTCGTTCATAATTAAGATCTTAATGGGTTATCTGGATTCAGACCCTGCAGCGAAGTGTGGGGCAAGGCCAGGAGGTTTCTGGGGAAGTATTTAAGGTgacaggaagaaaacagatgtcCGGAGATGGGTAAAATTAACAGTGATCAACCTAATAATTTTACCTGCAACTATGTACACCCAGTGGATatttacaaacaaaaaagtaaaaaaaaaacaaaaaacttagcAATATACAAATATCATAACGTACCACAGCAGAGCACAATCCAGACCCACAACTTAAAGACATTCCATAAGCCCCTCTGAGCGCTTTGACATTTCCAtggaaatatctgcaaataaaatacaaaattatactCATATCTATGCTCTAAATCACAATTTTACAGCACCTTCAGGAGGTCCCTACAACTTTCTTTAAAGTTCAAAGTATATGCTTACTAATCCTGTCTGAGGTAAGAGATTACTCAGACACGGGTAAAATTAAATTTGCTTCAAAACTGATGCATAGTTGTtgtgtttttcatattttagccTCAAGTTGCTGATTGTTACTGTTCTgcttatttttgacatttttttgtaCCTACTTTTCTGCTGAGCTGTCAAATGAAACTGTTTGATATTTAGTATGTTTATTTTCACAGAGTTCTTTGGTCCTTAATGAACTATTCATATCTAGATTAAATGTTAAAATCTGACACTTGACTAAGATGGGTCAACATTTCAAATTCCTGAAAGAATTAGGTAACCAAATAgacactactgaaaaaaaaaaaaaagcagtacattttttttttcaactaaagAGAAACACATCTTGAGCAATTCAAATGACAAGACCACAAATTTTCTTCacactttaaaaacatgttttctgaAGTGTGTGTCAATGTTCAGGCCACCCCAGTGTTTAGTCGTGCTAATTTTAACAAGATAATAGTATTTCCAGAACCTCCCCAGAGATAAGTCAAGGAGAAGAAATCAACACATCTGAGAGGAGAGACTCTAGGAGCACTTTTTAATTTAcagcattttcagtttttttaaaccCAAAATGAAACGTGTTGCTTCTTGTCCTTTGCCTCCTGCTTCTGCACTCCCAAGAAGAGGGTCTATCTGAGCAGCTGGAAACTTTTTAGGCTGAAACGCTTACCATGGCTTTGCTCAGTCCTCCTCTAATTCTCTCGTAGCACGTCAGCCCCTCAGCTCAGCACCTGGGGTCTCTGGGTCCTTGCCCAAGGCTGGGTGAGCAGGGAGACTGCACTGTCACCAGAAAGGCTTGCTTTCTTTTATCTCTCTAACCAAGGCTCACATCCTCcttctcccctgctccctccccttcccccacctcttctgctcctctttccccacccctttcctaGTCTGGCCTTCCACACCTCCCCTGAGAAAAACAGAGCTGCTGACCAAGGGTGTTAATTACTAGattctcccttctttccctcctttcttcttgcCCTGtttcctccctgcttccttccttcttcctccctactcctcttctttctcctcctttttcttattctgtctctctctgtctccctctctatctctgactccctcctttccttttatAAACAATGGTAGATGGCCCCTGATAACTGCAAAACCACACAATCAAGAAAGTGTTTTGGATAAATGTACAATGTCTGTTAATGTCTTCAGTAGAGCTACCCAACTGAGTGGATGTTCagccttttctcctcttctttccttgctCTCCCCCTAGTGGACACTCTTGTTAATGGCACCTCCTGAAAAAGGTGAGCTGGGAAGAGACCAAAGTGGCTCTGGCTTTTTGCCTTAGCAGGTTTTGGAGCGTGCAAATGCCTTTATACTTTTGGAGCATAAAGTGTAAAGGAGATAGACATAAAATTAGGACCCAtataaagtccacaaatgacaaatgctggagaggctgtggagaaaagggaaccctcctacactgctggtgggaatgcagtttggtgcagcccctgtggaaaacagtatggagattcctcaaaagactaagaatagacttaccatatgacccagtaatcctgctcctgggcgtatttccagaaggaaccgtacttcaaaaagacacctgcaccccaatgtccatagcagcactgtttacaatagccaagacatggaaacagcctaaatgtccatcgacagatgactggataaagaaggtgtggtatatttatacagtggaatactattcagccataaaatgacaacataatgccatttgcagcaacatggatatccctggagaatgtcattctaagtgaagtaagccagaaagagaaagaaaaataccatatgagatcgctcatatgtggaatctaaaaaaagaaaaaagaaaagaaaagaaaaagacaaatgaacataaatataaaacagaaacagactcacagacatagaatacaaacatgtggttgccagaggggaggggagtgggaagggacaggctgcaagtttgaaatttatagatactgacaggtata carries:
- the SELL gene encoding L-selectin isoform X4, with amino-acid sequence MIFPWKCQSAQRGLWNVFKLWVWIVLCCDFCTHHGADCWTYHYSEKPMKWSLAREFCREHYTDLVAIQNKGEIEYLNKTLPFSRYYYWIGIRKVGGVWTWMGTNKSLTEEAANWGDGEPNNKKSKEDCVEIYIKRTKDSGKWNDDSCHKPKVALCYTASCETWSCSGHGQCVEIINNYTCNCDAGYYGPQCQFVTQCEPLEAPELGTMACIHPLENFSFRSRCTFNCSEGTDIIGIEETTCGPYGNWSSPEPTCQGKKSQRSKGATLGQKTRTWGFSHYRR
- the SELL gene encoding L-selectin isoform X6; protein product: MIFPWKCQSAQRGLWNVFKLWVWIVLCCDFCTHHGADCWTYHYSEKPMKWSLAREFCREHYTDLVAIQNKGEIEYLNKTLPFSRYYYWIGIRKVGGVWTWMGTNKSLTEEAANWGDGEPNNKKSKEDCVEIYIKRTKDSGKWNDDSCHKPKVALCYTASCETWSCSGHGQCVEIINNYTCNCDAGYYGPQCQFVTQCEPLEAPELGTMACIHPLENFSFRSRCTFNCSEGTDIIGIEETTCGPYGNWSSPEPTCQGKKSQRR
- the SELL gene encoding L-selectin isoform X5 is translated as MIFPWKCQSAQRGLWNVFKLWVWIVLCCDFCTHHGADCWTYHYSEKPMKWSLAREFCREHYTDLVAIQNKGEIEYLNKTLPFSRYYYWIGIRKVGGVWTWMGTNKSLTEEAANWGDGEPNNKKSKEDCVEIYIKRTKDSGKWNDDSCHKPKVALCYTASCETWSCSGHGQCVEIINNYTCNCDAGYYGPQCQFVTQCEPLEAPELGTMACIHPLENFSFRSRCTFNCSEGTDIIGIEETTCGPYGNWSSPEPTCQGKKSQRSPDGPY